The Haloplanus sp. CK5-1 genome contains a region encoding:
- a CDS encoding zinc-dependent metalloprotease has product MNLLRSVRAVTGASGDGFVDWQAVAEAAKSGTEPGSLDLSDADRSGYAADVREARRRLQTLGGVEFDLPETIEIQNRHHWIDENVDTFRRVMAPVEPGTGGGPVGPALSGLSRVVNTGTLTVMMAFLGRNVLGQYDPLLLADADPGERDHALYFVHPNIVDVASALDVSLPRFRRWIAFHEVAHAAEFGAAPWLPTHLEDRLERGLDALAAGGLDREAFAELDAAMTAVEGYAELLMDRAFDDDYADLRAKLDARRQGGGPVARLTRRLLGLGLKRRQYERGADFFRVVADARGIDGASVVWERPENLPTDAELDDPERWLARV; this is encoded by the coding sequence ATGAATCTCCTTCGGAGCGTCAGAGCCGTCACCGGCGCGTCGGGCGACGGCTTCGTCGACTGGCAGGCGGTCGCCGAGGCGGCGAAGTCGGGTACCGAACCGGGATCACTCGATCTGAGCGACGCCGACCGGTCGGGGTACGCCGCCGACGTGCGCGAGGCCCGGCGACGACTCCAGACGCTCGGCGGCGTCGAGTTCGATCTCCCCGAGACGATCGAGATACAGAACCGCCACCACTGGATCGACGAGAACGTCGACACGTTCCGCCGGGTGATGGCTCCCGTTGAGCCCGGAACCGGTGGCGGGCCGGTCGGCCCGGCGCTGTCCGGCCTCTCCCGGGTCGTCAACACCGGCACACTCACGGTGATGATGGCGTTTCTCGGTCGGAACGTCCTCGGCCAGTACGACCCCCTCCTCCTGGCGGACGCCGATCCCGGCGAACGTGACCACGCACTCTACTTCGTCCACCCGAACATCGTCGACGTGGCGAGCGCCCTCGACGTCTCACTCCCGCGCTTTCGCCGCTGGATCGCCTTCCACGAGGTGGCCCACGCCGCCGAGTTCGGGGCCGCGCCGTGGCTGCCGACCCACCTCGAAGACCGTTTGGAACGCGGTCTAGACGCCCTCGCGGCCGGAGGACTGGACCGGGAGGCGTTCGCCGAACTCGACGCCGCGATGACCGCCGTCGAGGGGTACGCCGAACTGTTGATGGACCGGGCGTTCGACGACGACTACGCCGACCTGCGGGCGAAACTCGACGCCCGCCGGCAGGGTGGTGGCCCGGTCGCACGCCTGACCCGGCGACTGCTCGGTCTCGGGTTGAAGCGACGGCAGTACGAGCGTGGGGCCGACTTCTTCCGGGTCGTCGCCGACGCCCGCGGCATCGACGGTGCGAGCGTCGTCTGGGAGCGCCCGGAGAACCTGCCGACCGACGCGGAACTCGACGATCCCGAACGGTGGCTGGCGCGGGTCTGA
- a CDS encoding 30S ribosomal protein S13 — protein sequence MSAEEPQDGSPEDDEDLRYFVRIGQTDLDGTKAVERSLTDMNGIGKRTARIVADAADVDRTATFGRLDDDEIDRVIEVVENFEDQVPEWMVNRRNDFYTGENSHRVGSNLSQTRTQDINRMKMIDSYRGVRHKRGQKVRGQRTKSTGRTEGTIGVNVEAIKEDMAEEEAAEDDEV from the coding sequence ATGAGTGCAGAAGAACCACAGGACGGCTCCCCCGAGGACGACGAAGACCTTCGGTACTTCGTCCGAATCGGACAGACCGACCTCGACGGGACGAAGGCCGTCGAGCGGAGCCTCACCGACATGAACGGAATCGGCAAGCGCACGGCGCGCATCGTCGCCGACGCGGCCGACGTGGATCGAACCGCCACGTTCGGACGCCTCGACGACGACGAAATCGACCGCGTGATCGAGGTCGTGGAGAACTTCGAGGACCAGGTCCCCGAGTGGATGGTCAACCGCCGGAACGACTTCTACACCGGCGAGAACAGCCACCGCGTCGGCTCCAACCTCAGTCAGACCCGCACCCAGGACATCAACCGGATGAAGATGATCGACTCCTACCGCGGCGTCCGACACAAGCGCGGCCAGAAGGTGCGCGGCCAGCGGACGAAGTCCACCGGCCGTACCGAAGGCACCATCGGCGTCAACGTCGAGGCCATCAAAGAGGACATGGCCGAAGAGGAAGCCGCGGAGGACGACGAAGTATGA
- the moaA gene encoding GTP 3',8-cyclase MoaA, with product MLEDDFGREVTGVRVSLTDRCNFDCVYCHNEGLGDTRGPMEPQDDEMSTDDIVRFLEVAAEFDVDSVKFTGGEPMLRDDLEEIIRRTPDSMEVSMTTNGTYLPGRAQDLVDAGLERVNVSQDALDPDEFAEITKSGAYDKVMEGVDAALDAGLDPVKLNMVVFEHTAGYVEGMVNHVAENDGLQLQLIEYMPELTGKPEWNIDIARVHDWLADIADEVEHREMHDRKRYWVDGGMVEIVDPVENPTFCANCHRVRVTHEGYLKGCLNRNDDLRSMGEMTRDEIRETFRETVANRVPYYGEYMVKNDDGEWEINEEYIGAPTP from the coding sequence ATGCTGGAGGACGATTTCGGTCGAGAGGTGACGGGTGTTCGGGTCTCACTCACCGACCGGTGTAATTTCGACTGTGTCTACTGCCACAACGAGGGCCTCGGCGATACGCGCGGACCGATGGAGCCACAGGACGACGAGATGTCGACCGACGACATCGTCCGCTTCCTCGAGGTGGCCGCCGAGTTCGACGTCGACAGCGTGAAGTTCACCGGCGGGGAGCCGATGCTCCGCGACGACCTGGAGGAGATCATCCGACGGACGCCCGATTCGATGGAGGTGTCGATGACGACCAACGGGACGTACCTGCCGGGCCGAGCCCAGGACCTCGTCGACGCCGGCCTCGAACGCGTCAACGTCTCGCAGGACGCCCTCGATCCCGACGAGTTCGCGGAGATCACGAAGTCGGGCGCGTACGACAAGGTGATGGAGGGTGTCGACGCAGCGCTGGACGCGGGACTCGACCCCGTCAAACTCAACATGGTCGTCTTCGAGCACACCGCCGGCTACGTCGAGGGGATGGTGAACCACGTCGCCGAGAACGACGGCCTCCAACTCCAGTTGATCGAGTACATGCCCGAACTCACCGGCAAGCCCGAGTGGAACATCGACATCGCTCGGGTCCACGACTGGCTCGCCGACATCGCCGACGAGGTCGAACACCGCGAGATGCACGACCGCAAGCGCTACTGGGTCGACGGCGGCATGGTCGAGATCGTCGATCCCGTCGAGAACCCCACCTTCTGTGCCAACTGCCACCGCGTGCGCGTCACCCACGAGGGGTATCTGAAGGGATGTCTCAACCGCAACGACGACCTCCGGTCGATGGGTGAGATGACCAGAGACGAGATCCGCGAGACGTTCCGCGAGACGGTCGCCAACCGCGTCCCCTACTACGGCGAGTACATGGTCAAAAACGACGACGGCGAGTGGGAGATCAACGAGGAGTACATCGGCGCGCCGACCCCCTAG
- a CDS encoding SLC13 family permease — MTRATTEPRLTQVIGLLVAVAVLGGGTLGPTLGGVDRTVQVVLAVFASTLVFWIAKPVPYTVSSLLCVVLVYALGVTETFEAAVSGFASTLVFFFVVLLLVGQSVANVGLDGWAASRLIAASSTPRGSVARLAAMLLALAFVLPSGLARGVTFMPVIDRINASYGASDGSQFRRLAYYVVGHLNPVASLALMTGGGMAIATAELINASVRPITWVEWALYMAPTATLLFVSCTVAGVFLYDVDAVLDGEGGAEAGSEGAAPDASQTPEDITPDPLTREQKLVLGTLGGAICLWIVGSFTGVPTLVPAVLVVAVFALPGVGIIDAGDVSDINWGIIFLVGAMLSLLKVMRDVGAFDLLVDGLAVVVPAGASPVVVVGVVFGIAVLVRGTFSSVSASFVVLFPIVLEALSGLGLTPLYVSFALTTILMAATFLPFNNPVVLVAYERGPLDAREVFGLGLVTLALGVLVVAFGWTVYWPWVDRVVAF; from the coding sequence ATGACCCGCGCGACGACCGAGCCACGTCTCACGCAGGTGATCGGACTGCTCGTCGCGGTCGCCGTCCTCGGCGGCGGCACCCTCGGCCCGACGCTCGGCGGCGTCGACCGAACGGTCCAGGTCGTCCTCGCGGTGTTCGCGTCGACGCTCGTGTTCTGGATCGCCAAACCCGTCCCGTACACGGTCTCGAGCCTGCTCTGTGTCGTCCTCGTCTACGCGCTCGGCGTGACCGAGACGTTCGAGGCGGCCGTGAGCGGCTTCGCGTCGACGCTCGTGTTCTTCTTCGTCGTCCTCCTCCTCGTCGGGCAAAGCGTCGCGAACGTCGGCCTCGACGGGTGGGCCGCCTCGCGGCTCATCGCCGCGAGCAGCACGCCCCGCGGGTCGGTCGCCCGCCTGGCGGCGATGCTCCTCGCCCTCGCCTTCGTTCTCCCGTCGGGGCTGGCCCGGGGCGTGACGTTCATGCCCGTCATCGACCGGATCAACGCCTCCTACGGCGCGTCGGACGGGAGCCAGTTCCGCCGGCTCGCCTACTACGTCGTCGGACACCTGAACCCGGTCGCCTCGCTCGCGCTGATGACCGGCGGCGGCATGGCCATCGCGACGGCGGAGTTGATCAACGCCTCCGTCCGCCCGATCACGTGGGTCGAGTGGGCGCTCTACATGGCCCCGACGGCGACGCTCCTCTTCGTCTCCTGTACCGTCGCAGGGGTGTTCCTCTACGACGTCGACGCAGTCCTCGACGGAGAGGGCGGGGCCGAGGCCGGAAGCGAGGGTGCGGCCCCCGACGCGTCACAAACGCCCGAGGACATCACGCCCGACCCGCTCACCCGCGAGCAGAAACTCGTCCTCGGGACGCTCGGGGGCGCGATCTGTCTGTGGATCGTCGGCTCCTTTACCGGCGTCCCGACGCTCGTCCCCGCGGTCTTGGTCGTCGCCGTCTTCGCCCTCCCCGGCGTCGGTATCATCGACGCCGGCGACGTGAGCGACATCAACTGGGGCATCATCTTCCTCGTCGGAGCGATGCTGTCGCTGCTCAAAGTGATGCGCGACGTCGGTGCATTCGACCTGCTCGTCGACGGCCTCGCCGTCGTCGTGCCCGCGGGCGCGTCCCCGGTCGTCGTTGTGGGGGTCGTCTTCGGTATCGCCGTCCTCGTCCGCGGGACGTTCTCGTCGGTGTCGGCCTCGTTCGTCGTCCTCTTTCCGATCGTCCTGGAGGCGCTGTCGGGGCTGGGATTGACGCCGCTGTACGTCTCCTTCGCGCTGACGACGATCCTGATGGCCGCGACGTTTCTCCCCTTCAACAATCCGGTCGTCCTCGTCGCCTACGAACGGGGGCCGCTGGACGCCCGCGAGGTGTTCGGGCTGGGACTGGTCACGCTCGCACTCGGGGTACTGGTGGTCGCGTTCGGATGGACGGTGTACTGGCCGTGGGTCGATCGGGTCGTCGCGTTCTAG
- the rpsB gene encoding 30S ribosomal protein S2 — protein MTDNDNELETPDDGENEAADADSDADAVEEPTAEAADEAAPVETDADDEVEEDDASPFDEDVMPDDEADLLIPVEDYLGAGVHIGTQQKTQDMDRFIHRVRDDGLYVLDVSQTDSRIRTAADFLANYSPEQVLVTSSRQYGRFPAEKFAEAIGARARTGRFIPGTLTNPDYDGYIEPDVVVVTDPIGDAQAVKEAITVGIPVIAMCDSNNQLSNVDLVIPTNNKGRRALSVVYWLLANETLDRRGAEPGYALDDFEAGI, from the coding sequence ATGACAGACAACGATAACGAACTCGAAACCCCAGACGACGGCGAAAACGAGGCGGCCGACGCCGACTCCGACGCCGACGCTGTGGAGGAACCGACCGCCGAGGCGGCCGACGAGGCGGCCCCGGTCGAGACAGACGCCGACGACGAGGTCGAGGAGGACGACGCGTCGCCGTTCGACGAGGACGTGATGCCCGACGACGAGGCCGACCTCCTCATTCCGGTCGAGGACTACCTCGGGGCGGGTGTCCACATCGGGACCCAACAGAAGACCCAGGACATGGATCGGTTCATCCACCGCGTCCGCGACGACGGCCTCTACGTGCTGGACGTGAGCCAGACGGATTCGCGCATCCGGACGGCCGCGGACTTCCTAGCGAACTACTCGCCCGAGCAGGTCCTGGTGACCTCCTCGCGGCAGTACGGCCGGTTCCCGGCCGAGAAGTTCGCCGAGGCCATCGGGGCACGCGCCCGCACCGGACGGTTCATCCCGGGGACGCTCACCAACCCCGACTACGACGGCTACATCGAACCCGACGTGGTCGTCGTCACCGACCCCATCGGCGACGCGCAGGCGGTCAAGGAGGCCATCACGGTCGGCATCCCCGTCATCGCCATGTGTGACTCGAACAACCAACTGAGCAACGTCGACCTCGTCATCCCGACGAACAACAAGGGCCGACGTGCCCTGTCGGTCGTCTACTGGTTGCTGGCAAACGAGACGCTCGACCGGCGCGGCGCCGAACCCGGCTACGCCCTCGACGACTTCGAGGCCGGCATCTGA
- a CDS encoding 30S ribosomal protein S4, producing MTTGKNTKFYETPNHPYQGERIAEEADLLGRYGLKNKEELWRAQSELRSMRREARRLLGDAQGDVEVAGEAGGEFVARLQRLGILGDQDDISDVLSLEVTDLLERRLQTVVYRKGLAHTPHQARQFVSHGHITVDGARVQRPSKKVEVDEQSAVAFDETSPLADDLHPERAEAQE from the coding sequence ATGACCACAGGCAAGAACACCAAGTTCTACGAGACGCCCAACCACCCGTACCAGGGCGAGCGCATCGCCGAGGAGGCCGACCTCCTCGGACGCTACGGGCTGAAGAACAAGGAGGAACTCTGGCGTGCCCAGTCCGAACTGCGATCGATGCGCCGCGAGGCGCGACGACTGCTCGGCGACGCCCAGGGTGACGTCGAGGTCGCGGGCGAGGCGGGCGGCGAGTTCGTCGCACGCCTCCAGCGACTCGGCATCCTCGGCGATCAGGACGACATCAGCGACGTCCTGTCGCTGGAAGTGACGGACCTGCTCGAACGGCGGCTCCAGACGGTCGTCTACCGGAAGGGGCTCGCCCACACGCCCCACCAGGCCCGCCAGTTCGTCAGCCACGGACACATCACCGTCGACGGGGCTCGCGTCCAGCGACCCTCGAAGAAGGTGGAGGTCGACGAGCAGTCGGCCGTCGCCTTCGACGAGACGAGTCCGCTCGCGGACGACCTGCACCCCGAACGCGCGGAGGCCCAAGAATGA
- a CDS encoding DNA-directed RNA polymerase subunit N, producing the protein MMIPVRCFTCGKVIGEHWEEYQARLDEGEDSADVLDDLGVTRHCCRRMFVSHKDLVDVVSPYQ; encoded by the coding sequence ATGATGATTCCGGTCCGGTGTTTCACGTGCGGGAAGGTCATCGGCGAACACTGGGAGGAGTACCAGGCCCGACTCGACGAGGGCGAGGACTCCGCCGACGTGCTCGACGACCTGGGCGTGACCCGGCACTGCTGTCGACGGATGTTCGTCTCGCACAAGGACCTGGTCGACGTGGTCTCCCCCTACCAATGA
- a CDS encoding 30S ribosomal protein S11 → MSAEEPQDKWGIAHVHASFNNTLITVTDQTGAETIAKSSGGTVVKQNRDEASPYAAMQMAEVVAEEVLAAGVEGVHVRVRGPGGNGNKSPGPGAQATIRALARAGLEIGRIEDVTPIPHDGTRAPKNSRL, encoded by the coding sequence ATGAGTGCCGAAGAACCGCAGGACAAGTGGGGTATCGCCCACGTCCACGCGTCGTTCAACAACACGCTCATCACGGTCACTGACCAGACCGGTGCGGAGACCATCGCCAAGTCGAGCGGTGGGACGGTCGTCAAGCAGAATCGGGACGAAGCGTCGCCGTACGCGGCGATGCAGATGGCCGAAGTGGTCGCCGAGGAGGTCCTCGCGGCCGGCGTCGAGGGCGTGCACGTTCGCGTGCGCGGCCCCGGCGGCAACGGCAACAAGTCCCCGGGACCGGGTGCACAGGCGACGATCCGAGCGCTCGCACGCGCCGGTCTCGAGATCGGTCGCATCGAGGACGTGACACCGATCCCGCACGACGGTACTCGTGCGCCCAAAAACAGCCGCCTCTAA
- a CDS encoding 50S ribosomal protein L18e translates to MSKTNPRLNSLIAELKAVSRESGAGVWQDVADRLEKPRRTHAEVNLGQIERYAREEETVVVPGKVLGSGVLEKEVTVAAVDFSSTARRKIEQVGDAQGLDHVAEANPEGSNVRVIR, encoded by the coding sequence ATGAGTAAGACGAATCCGAGACTCAATAGTCTCATCGCCGAGTTGAAGGCGGTTTCCCGCGAGTCCGGTGCCGGAGTCTGGCAGGACGTCGCGGACCGCCTGGAGAAGCCACGGCGCACCCACGCGGAGGTCAACCTCGGGCAGATCGAACGCTACGCCCGCGAAGAGGAGACCGTCGTCGTCCCCGGCAAGGTGCTGGGGAGCGGTGTGCTCGAAAAAGAAGTAACGGTCGCCGCTGTCGACTTCTCGTCGACGGCGCGACGGAAGATCGAACAGGTCGGTGACGCCCAGGGATTGGACCACGTCGCCGAAGCGAACCCCGAGGGATCGAACGTGCGGGTGATCCGATGA
- a CDS encoding 30S ribosomal protein S9 codes for MVTNTSGKKKTAVARATVRDGEGRVRINSRPVELIDPEMSRLKMLEPFRIAGDDLRDGVDIDVSVSGGGFAGQADAVRTAIARGLVQHYGDAELRSAFMEFDRSLLVNDVRQSEPKKWGGPGARARYQKSYR; via the coding sequence ATGGTAACCAACACGAGCGGCAAGAAGAAGACGGCCGTCGCCCGCGCGACCGTGCGCGACGGCGAGGGTCGTGTCCGAATCAACTCCCGACCCGTCGAACTGATCGACCCGGAGATGTCCCGCCTGAAGATGCTGGAGCCGTTCCGCATCGCTGGCGACGACCTCCGGGACGGCGTCGACATCGACGTGTCGGTCTCCGGCGGCGGCTTCGCCGGCCAGGCCGACGCGGTGCGAACCGCCATCGCACGCGGGTTGGTGCAACACTACGGCGACGCCGAACTCCGGAGCGCGTTCATGGAGTTCGATCGGTCGCTACTGGTCAACGACGTGCGCCAGTCCGAACCCAAGAAGTGGGGCGGCCCCGGCGCACGGGCCCGCTACCAGAAGTCCTACCGCTGA
- a CDS encoding DNA-directed RNA polymerase subunit D, which translates to MVADFEVEFVERDDRNARFLVRGEGVTPAFANGIRRAMIADVPTFSIDTVRFVENSSVMFDEMIGLRLGLVPLTTPLDDFETGETVTLALDVEGPATAYSGDIETSDSMVEPADDDIPIIELKEQQRIELEADAVLDRGREHAKHQGGVAVGYRHLQRVEVVGDAGEFDDGEPNILRGVIETEDGELVATDEFDHDLTKRYPGKEIELHDVPDAFVFHVETDGSFSVEELVTRAAESIGDRAAELESKVAV; encoded by the coding sequence ATGGTCGCCGACTTCGAGGTCGAGTTCGTCGAACGCGACGACCGGAACGCACGCTTCCTCGTCAGAGGGGAGGGCGTTACGCCGGCCTTCGCCAACGGCATCCGCCGGGCGATGATCGCCGACGTGCCGACCTTCTCCATCGACACCGTCCGGTTCGTCGAGAACTCGTCGGTGATGTTCGACGAGATGATCGGCCTCCGTCTGGGGCTGGTGCCGCTGACGACCCCGCTCGACGACTTCGAGACGGGCGAGACGGTGACGCTGGCGCTGGACGTCGAGGGTCCGGCGACGGCCTACTCGGGGGACATCGAAACCTCCGATTCGATGGTCGAACCGGCCGACGACGACATCCCGATCATCGAACTCAAGGAGCAACAGCGGATCGAACTCGAGGCCGACGCGGTGCTCGACCGCGGCCGCGAACACGCCAAACACCAGGGTGGCGTGGCCGTCGGCTACCGACACCTGCAACGCGTCGAGGTCGTCGGCGACGCGGGCGAGTTCGACGACGGCGAACCGAACATCCTGCGCGGGGTCATCGAGACGGAAGACGGCGAACTCGTCGCCACCGACGAGTTCGATCACGACCTCACGAAGCGATACCCGGGCAAGGAGATCGAACTACACGACGTCCCCGACGCGTTCGTCTTCCACGTAGAGACGGACGGGTCGTTCAGCGTCGAGGAACTGGTCACGCGCGCCGCCGAGTCGATCGGCGACCGCGCGGCGGAACTGGAATCGAAAGTCGCAGTCTGA
- a CDS encoding 50S ribosomal protein L13, with translation MSLAEFDADVVVDARDCIMGRVASEVAQRALDGDRVAVINAEHAVITGNEESTMETYRKRAELGSDSGPYYPKRPDRIFKRSIRGMVPYKKPRGREAFENVRVYVGNPFDEDGDVLEGTSLNRLSNIKFVSLGDVSEQLGANVTW, from the coding sequence ATGAGTCTCGCCGAGTTCGACGCCGACGTGGTCGTCGACGCCCGGGACTGCATCATGGGCCGGGTCGCCAGCGAGGTGGCCCAGCGCGCCCTCGACGGCGACCGGGTCGCCGTCATCAACGCCGAACACGCGGTCATCACCGGCAACGAGGAGTCCACGATGGAGACCTACCGCAAGCGCGCGGAACTGGGCTCCGACAGTGGGCCGTACTACCCCAAGCGGCCGGACCGCATCTTCAAGCGGTCGATCCGCGGCATGGTGCCGTACAAGAAGCCGCGTGGTCGCGAGGCCTTCGAGAACGTCCGCGTCTACGTCGGCAACCCCTTCGACGAGGACGGCGACGTGCTCGAAGGGACGTCGCTGAACCGGCTCTCGAACATCAAGTTCGTCTCGCTTGGAGACGTCTCCGAACAACTGGGAGCGAACGTCACATGGTAA
- a CDS encoding nuclear transport factor 2 family protein, whose translation MNAEETIRDYYGALRRGDPLYPYFAERPNVVKFGVGERLVGYDAIEDGLRTQTRTTENWTVESRALRVVGDDDHAHFSDSVRMAWTDTTRDHEYDLSTRWSGSLERRGDDGDWLFVGMHVSTPYVDG comes from the coding sequence ATGAACGCGGAGGAGACGATCCGAGACTACTACGGGGCGCTCCGCCGGGGCGACCCCCTCTACCCGTACTTCGCGGAGCGACCGAACGTGGTGAAGTTCGGCGTCGGCGAGCGACTTGTCGGGTACGACGCCATCGAGGACGGCCTCCGGACCCAGACCCGGACGACCGAGAACTGGACCGTCGAGAGCCGGGCGCTCCGGGTGGTCGGCGACGACGACCACGCCCACTTCTCGGACTCGGTGCGCATGGCGTGGACCGACACGACCCGCGACCACGAGTACGACCTCTCGACCCGATGGAGCGGGTCGCTCGAACGGCGTGGGGACGACGGGGACTGGCTGTTCGTCGGCATGCACGTGAGCACGCCGTACGTCGACGGCTGA
- the eno gene encoding phosphopyruvate hydratase → MTLIRSVSLRRVLDSRGNPTVEADVLTESGGFGRAAAPSGASTGEYEAIELPTGEAIAAARTHAVPRLVDEVHAGNQRDVDAALRGADGTDDFSEIGANSAVAISMAAAKAAADVLGAPLFQHLGGTFRGDDFPVPLGNVLGGGEHAKAATHIQEFLAVPYGAPSVSEAVFANAAVHDRIGDLLDERGIPAGKGDEGAWAPAVTDAEAFELVAEATDDVAADVGFDVAVGLDVAASELYDAESGVYRYGDVERTPDEQVDYVAGLVDEYELAYVEDPVEEDDFDGFADLTDRVGDRTVLCGDDLFVTNVDRLQRGIDEGAGNAILVKPNQIGTLSDAVDAVELATRNGLEVVVSHRSGETEDTTIAHLAVATGAPFIKTGTVGGERTAKLNELIRIAEDAV, encoded by the coding sequence ATGACGCTGATTCGCTCGGTGAGCCTGCGCCGCGTCCTCGACTCTCGGGGGAACCCGACGGTCGAGGCGGACGTGCTGACGGAGTCCGGCGGCTTCGGCCGCGCGGCCGCACCGAGCGGTGCCTCCACCGGCGAGTACGAGGCGATCGAACTGCCGACGGGCGAGGCAATCGCCGCGGCACGCACGCACGCGGTTCCCCGCCTCGTCGACGAGGTCCACGCGGGCAACCAGCGCGACGTGGACGCCGCCCTGCGCGGTGCGGACGGTACCGACGACTTCTCCGAGATCGGGGCCAACAGCGCGGTTGCCATCTCGATGGCGGCCGCGAAGGCCGCGGCGGACGTGCTCGGTGCCCCCCTCTTCCAACACCTCGGTGGCACGTTCCGGGGCGACGACTTCCCGGTCCCGCTGGGGAACGTCCTCGGTGGCGGCGAACACGCGAAGGCCGCGACCCACATCCAGGAGTTCCTCGCCGTTCCTTACGGCGCGCCGAGCGTCTCGGAGGCCGTCTTCGCCAACGCCGCGGTCCACGACCGGATCGGCGACCTGCTTGACGAGCGGGGGATTCCGGCCGGCAAGGGCGACGAGGGGGCGTGGGCTCCCGCGGTCACGGACGCCGAAGCGTTCGAACTCGTCGCCGAGGCGACCGACGACGTGGCCGCGGACGTCGGCTTCGACGTGGCGGTCGGTCTCGACGTGGCGGCGTCGGAACTGTACGACGCCGAGAGCGGGGTCTACCGCTACGGCGACGTCGAGCGGACGCCCGACGAACAGGTCGACTACGTCGCCGGACTCGTCGACGAGTACGAACTCGCGTACGTCGAGGACCCCGTCGAGGAGGACGACTTCGACGGCTTCGCCGACCTGACCGATCGGGTCGGCGACCGGACGGTCCTCTGTGGCGACGACCTCTTCGTCACCAACGTCGACCGCCTGCAGCGGGGCATCGACGAGGGGGCGGGCAACGCCATCCTCGTCAAGCCCAACCAGATCGGCACGCTCTCCGACGCGGTCGACGCGGTGGAGCTGGCGACCCGCAACGGGCTGGAGGTCGTCGTCTCCCACCGCTCGGGCGAAACCGAGGACACGACCATCGCACACCTCGCCGTCGCGACCGGCGCCCCCTTCATCAAGACGGGGACCGTCGGCGGCGAGCGAACCGCCAAACTCAACGAACTCATCCGCATCGCGGAGGACGCAGTATGA
- a CDS encoding DNA-directed RNA polymerase subunit K produces the protein MSQGRYNRYEKARILGARALQVSYGAPVLVDTEQSEPILVAAEEYDAGVLPFTVRREGK, from the coding sequence ATGAGCCAGGGACGCTACAACCGCTACGAGAAGGCGCGGATCCTCGGGGCGCGAGCCCTGCAGGTGTCCTACGGCGCGCCGGTGCTCGTCGACACGGAGCAAAGCGAGCCGATCCTCGTCGCGGCCGAGGAGTACGACGCCGGCGTGTTGCCCTTCACGGTCAGGCGGGAGGGCAAATGA